The genomic window ATGTTCGCTCGAGCCTTCGGCGCTCCCGGCAACATCGCGCAGCGCTTCGACAACATCGTCCACCTGAACGCGATCGCTCTCGGCCTGCGAAACGGCAGCGCTTCGCCGTTCCAAATCGGGTCAACCTCCGACATCGGCTTCTATCCAAACGCCTGGCACGCCCTCACCACCCTCGGCGCCGAGTTGACGGGCGCGAGCGTCCCCGTCGCGGTGAACGGGTCGAACCTGGCGATCGTGTCGATCCTCTGGCCCGCCTCGGTCATGGCTCTCGCCGGAGCATTCTTCGCTCAGCGGCGCACCGCCTATGTCGTCTCCGCCGCGCTGTCGACGGGGTTCGGGGCTTTCCCCGCCCTGTTCTTCAACTGGGGCGTGCTGTACCCCAACCTCGTCGGTTACGCGATGCTCCCCGCGGCCCTCGCGGTCATCGTGACGATGCTGCCAGAGCGCGGCACGCCCGCCCTGGTGCGCTCGGCTCTCCTCGTCGCCCTGCTGGCCGGCGGGACCTTCCTCGGCCACCCCAACGCGTTCCTGAGTCTGTTGTTCTTCGCCGCCGCCGTCGTGGTCACCACCTTCGCGGTGCGCGCGATCACCGAACGCACCCGCGGAGCTCTTCTCGGGCTGTTTATCTCGGTCGTCGCTTTCGCCGTGGCGATGGCGGGCACCGTCGCGGTCTTCCGCACGGGGGCCGAGCACTCGGGCTGGGCCCCGTGGCAGCAGCTGTCGCAGTCGCTCGGCGAGGGCCTGTTCGCCGCGCCCCGCGGGTTCACCCCGACCGTGGTCGCATCCCTGCTGCTCATCGCCGGTTTCGTCGCCGTCGCCCGTCGCCCGCGCCTGCTGACGGTGCTGGCTCCCTTCGCCGTCGCGGTGACGCTTTTCGCTGTGGCCTCGGGCCTGCGCATCGACAGTCCCCTGCGTCAGCTGCTCACCAACCCCTGGTACAACGACTCGAACCGGCTCGCCGCGCTCCTGCCGCTGGTGGCCATCCCCGTCGCTACCCTCGGCGCTCTCGCGATCGTCGATCTCGTCCGAGCGGGGGTTCGCGGTCGACGCGTGCCGGGATGGCTCCACGTCGGCGCCGTCGCTGTCGGTGTCGCCTCCGTGTTCTCGGTGGCCGTCGGCCCGAACGTCCGCATCGCGCTCAGCCAGGTGCACGAGGCGTACGCCTACACCGACAGCTCCCTGATCCTGTCGTCCGACGAAGAGGCCCTGCTCGACCGCCTCGACGACGAGACGCCCCCCGACGCGCTCATCGCCGGGAGCCCCCGGACGGGTACCTCCCTCGCGCTCGCCTTCGCAGACCGCCAGGTGACCCAGAAGCACGTCTTCGGAAACCCCTCCCCCGAGGTGCTCTTCCTCAACGCGCATCTTCGCGACATCGACTCCGACCCGGCCGTGTGCCGCACCGTCGACCAGCTCGGCGTCGACTACGTGCTCGACTTCGGCACGCAGGACGTCATCGATCCCGCGGGCGCCGCGGCCTACAGCGGCATCCAGGACCTCACTCCCGGCACGCACCTCGTGCTCGTGGACTCCCAGGGCCCCGCCGCGCGGCTGTTCCGCATCGAGGGGTGCTGACGTGTCGCGCGCCTCGACCGTGGCGGTCGCCTACGACTGCCTGTTCCCGTACTCCACGGGCGGCGGCGAGCGACAGTACCGTGCCTTCGCCGACGAGCTGGGCCGCACGGGCCTCGACGTCGACTACCTGACCGCCGTGCAGTGGGACGGGGCCGCTCCGCGCGAGGACCGTTTCCGCATCGTGCCGGTCACCGGTCGCCTTTCGCTCTACTCGTCCGACGGAGTGCGGCGAATCCCCGCTGCGCTTCGCTACGCGGCACGACTGTTCGGTGCGCTGGCGCGTCGCCGCCGTCGCTACGCGGCCGTCATCGTGAGCGGTCTCCCGATCTTCAACGTGTTCGCCGCCCGACTGGCCCTGCTCGGTTCGGGCACGCGCCTCGTCGTGGACTACCTCGAAGTGTGGCATCGACGTCAGTGGATCGAGTATTCGGGTCTCGTCACCGGGACGATCGCCTGGGCCCTCCAGCGCGTGGCCATAGCGATCACACCGCTGGCGACCTGCCATTCGCAGCTCTCGGCCACCCGTCTGAGACGTGAGGGGCTGCGTCGCGCCCCTCTGGTCAGTCCCGGACTGATCGACGGCGCCGTCGAGGTGGGGGTCCCATCGCCGGCCGCTACTCCGCCCTACGTCCTCTACGCCGGTCGCCACATCCCCGACAAGCGCGTGGACGTCCTCCCCGCCGCGATCGCCGCGGCCCGCGAGCACATTCCCGACCTGCGCCTCGTGATCCTCGGCACCGGCCCCAGCTCCGAAGCCGTCCGGGCCGAAGTCCGCCGCGTGGGCGGGGAGTCGTGGACCGACTTCCCCGGCTTCGTGTCCGAGGCCGAGCTGGACCGCCTCATGCACGGCGCCCTGGCCCTCGCGAATCCCTCGCGCCGCGAGGGGTACGGTCTCGTCGTCGTCGAGGCGAACGCGCACGGCACCCCCGTCGTCCTCGTCGCCGACGAGGGCAACGCGGCTACCGAACTTATCGAAGACGGCGTCAACGGCGTCGTCTCGCCCACCACTCGACCCGCCGACCTCGCCCGGGCCATCCGGGACGTCGCCGACGGAGGTGACGACCTGCGCCGCTCTTCGCGCGCCTGGTACGACACCGCCGTCGGCACCCGAACCATCCGCCGCACCGTGGAAGGCATCCTCTCGGCACTGCCGCTGCCGAGCCCCGCCACGGTGAAGACGAAAGAAGACAGCCCGTGACCACTCCCGCACCGTCCGACCTCGAGTTGACGATCCTCATGCCCTGCCTCAACGAGGTGGAGACGCTGGAGGTCTGCATCCGCAAAGCGCAGGGCTTCCTCGAGCGCAGCGGCATCCAGGGAGAGATCCTCATCTCCGACAACGGGAGCACCGACGGCTCGCAGGCCCTCGCCGAGGGTCTCGGTGCGCGGGTCTCGCACGCCCCGCGCCGTGGCTACGGCGCCGCGCTCATCAACGGCATCGAGACGGCCCGCGGTCGGTACATCATCATGGCCGACGCCGACGACAGCTACGACTTCGAGAACCTCGAGCCCTTCGTCGAGCGCCTGCGCGCGGGCGCCGACCTCGTCATGGGCAACCGGTTCCGCGGCGGAATCGAGCCGGGTGCCATGCCCCCGCTGCACAAGTACCTCGGTAACCCCGTCCTGTCATTCATTGGCGAGCTGTTCTTCAAGCCCGGCATCCGCGACTTCCACTGCGGCCTGCGCGGCTTCAACCGCGCCCGCATTCGCGAGCTCGACCTGCAGACCACGGGAATGGAGTTCGCCTCCGAGATGGTGGTGCGCGCCTCGCTGGCCCGCTTCCGCATCGAAGAGGTGCCAACAACTCTGAAGAAGGACGGGCGCTCGCGTCCGCCGCACCTGCGCAGCTGGCACGACGGGTGGCGCCACCTCCGCTTCCTCCTGCTGTTCGCTCCCCGCTGGCTCTTCGTCTACCCGGGATTGGTGGCCTTCTTCTTCGGCGCCATCGCGGTCGGCGTGCTGTCGTTCGGTGGTGTCCGCATCGGCGACGTGGGCTTCGACGTGACGACCATGGTCTACGCGAGCGCGCTGTGCGTGATCGGGTTCCAGTCCCTGCTGTTCTTCTGGTTGACCAAGCTCTATGCCACGCAGGAGGGGTTCCTCCCCACGAGCGAGAGATACCGGCGGATTGTGGCGAAGTGGTCGGCCGAGCGCGGTCTGCTGATCGGTGTGGGCCTGTTCTTCCTCGGCATCGTCATCGGCATCGTGCAGGTAGCACTCTGGGGCAATCTCGACTTCGGCGCGCAGAACGCGGCCCAGGCCGTGCGCATCGCCGTACCCAGCGCGCTGCTGATCATCCTCGGCTTCCAGACCGCGATGATGAGTTTCTTCTCGGGCGTGCTGACCACGCCCCGGCGCGAGCAGCGCCCCGAAGCCGTCATCGAGAGCTGATGGCCGACCGCCGCATCCTCGTCGATCTCCTGGGATTCACCGGCTCGCGCGGGGGCACCGAGACCTACGTCCGCGAGCTGCTCCCCCGCATCGCCGCTTTTCTGCCCGACACGCGCTTCGCCGCGCTCACCGGGCGCGACGGCACCGACCGCGTGTCGGCGTTCTTCCCCGGCCACGTGCAGACGGTGTCGTGGGTGGGTTCCGACCCGGCGACGTGGGCTCTGGGCGCGGTCGCCGCGACCGATCTGCTCGCTCGGCGGGGGCGCGCCGATCTCGTGTGGGCGCCGGCGAATTTCGGTCCCGTCTTCCGCGGTGTCCCCCGGGTCGTCACCGTGCACGACGCGATCTACGACGAGGTGCCCGGCGGTCTCGCCCAGCGGGCGCAGCGGAGCGCGACCTCTCTTCTCATGCGCCGCTCGGCGCAGACGGCCGACCGGGTCGTGACGGTCTCGCACGCCGCCGCCGACAGCATCGGGCGCTTCCTCGGCGTTCCGGCCTCGCGGATCGCGGTCGTGCACAACGGCAGCTCGGAGCCGGCTCCGGTCGCCGCACCGGGCGGCATCCTGTCGGCTCTGGCCCTTCCCGCGGATCGCCCGGTCCTGTTCAGCGTCGGCAACCGCATGCCGCACAAGAACTTCCCGGGGCTGCTCCGCGCCCTCGCGACCATAGCGCCCGCCGAACGACCCGTGACCGTCATCGCCGGCAGCACGCTGCCCGACCCGCTCGCCGACGACGTCGCCCGGCTGGGCCTGGAGCGCGACGTGATCCTGCCCGGCTGGGTCAGCGACGAGCAGCTCGAGGCGCTCTACCAGGCCGCCGCCCTCTACGTCTGCCCCTCCCTCGCCGAGGGCTTCGGCCTCCCCGTCGTCGATGCACTGCGCCGGCGCGTTCCCGTCCTCGCCCACGATGTCCCCGTCCTGCGGGAGGTCGGTGGCGACGCTGCTCGCTACGCCGATGCACGGGATGCCGACACCTTCGGCGCCGCGATCACGGTGGCGCTGCGGGCTCCCGTCGATGACGTCGCGCGCGCGGACGCGCAGCGGTGGGCGTCGCGGTTCACGTGGGATGCCGCCGCCGAGGCGACCGCGGGAGTGCTCGACTCCGTCGCCGCGGGAGCGCGACGATGACCGCCGCGCCCTCCATGAAGCGGCGCCTGCTCGGCTTCCTGCTCATTCCCGCGATCGCGGCCCTCTCACCGCTGATCGCCCTTCCGGCCGTGACCGCCATCGCCGGTCCATCCGGGTGGGCGAGCGCGATCGCGGGCGAGTCCATCGGCACCTTCGCGGCCATCGCGATCGGCTGGGGATGGGCCACCGTCGGACCGGCCCTCATCTCGATCGCCGGCGACGACGACGAGCGGGCCCGCCTGTATCGGGAATCGATCGCCGTGCGCCTGTCGATCTCGGTGATCGCCCTCCCCGCGCTCGCCGTCATCTGCTGGTTCGTCGCGTCGCCCGGTTCGGAATGGCTCACCATCCTGATGGGCATGCAGGGCGCTCTGATCGCCCTGTCGTTCACCTGGTTCTGCGCGGGCGTCGGCGACCCGCGCACGATCGTGATCTTCGACGCAGCGCCCCGCCTTTTGGCGAACCTCGCGGCGGCCGGTCTGGTCCTGACCACCGGGGTCGTGGTCCTCTACCCGCTCGCGGGCATCGTGGTCACCCTCGTCGGCACCTCGATCTTCACGGTGCGACTGCTGCGGCGGCATCCGGGATCCTGGCCCCGCGTGCGCGACCTGCCTCGCCTCCTCCGGGCGAACCTCGCCGTCGCGTTGAACGACGCGGGCCTGAGCGGATACTCGAGCGTTCCGGCCCCGGTGGTCAACGTCACCGCGATCCCGTCCGCTGCGGCCGGGTACGCGACGGCCGATAAGATGCTCAAGCTCGGGCAGTTCATCCCGATGACGCTCGCCAACGCGCTGCAGGCCTGGGTGGGTGAGGCGCACGGGCACCACCGCGGGCGTCGCATGAGCATGTCGATCGGCCTGTCGGCGGTGGCCGGGCTGCTGGGGTGGGCGGGCCTGGCGCTCGTCGGCCCCTGGCTGACCCAGACGTACCTGCCCGCCGCTCCCGCCCCCTTCGACATCCTGTTCGTCATGGGCCTCGTGTTCTTCTTCTTCTCCGTCCGCACCGCCGTCGCCCGCCTCGTGCTTTTCCCCGCCGGGCAGGCATCCGCGGTCATGCGTGCCACGCTGATCGCCACGGCCGCAGGGATCCCCCTCATGATCGGTCTCGGCATCGCGTGGGGCCCGATCGGCGCGGCCCTCGGCTACGCGTTCACCGAGGGAGCCGCAGCTCTCCTGCTCACTCGCCGCTGCCTGCGCGTGCTGCACGACCTGCGCCACACCCCCGCCGAGGCCGCGGCGTGAGCCCTCACGCCGCACGCCCCCACGAAAGGACCGCGCGATGACCATCGCCGTCAACGGCCGCTTCCTCATCGACTCCTTCGGCGGAGTGCGACGCTTCGCGACCGAGCTGACCCACCACCTCGCCGAGTCCCGCGACGACATCGTGCTGCTGGTTCCGGCGTCAGCCGACACCTCCAGTGTGGAGGGGATCCGCACCGAGACGGTCGGGCGCCTCGCCGGGCCCGCGTGGGAGCAGCTCGAGCTGCCGCGCTGGCTGCGGCGGCACGGATCGCCGCTGCTGCTCAACCTGGCCAACATCGCGCCGATGACGTACCGCCACCAGATCACCGTTCTGCACGACATCGCCCCCGCCATCCGCCCGCAGGACTTCACGCTTCCGTTCCGCCTCCAGTGGCAGCTCGCGGTCCGTTTCGGCATGCTCCGTCGCGGACAGCGCCTCGTCACCGTCAGCCACGCCTCGCAGCGAGAGATCGCCGAACGGTTCGGGGTGGATCCCACCGGGATCGAGGTCGTCTACGAGGGGGCGGACAGCCTTCCGCTCACGCCGCGGCAGACGCCGCCCGGCGAGCGCCGCACGCGCGTGGTCGCCTTCGGACGCCACGGGGCCGCCAAGAACACCCGCGCCGTGATCGACGCCCTCGCCCTCCTGCCCGCGTCATCCGATGTCGACGTGGAGTTCGTGGGCAACCTCGACCCCGAGCTGGAGCCCCACGCGGCGTCTCGGGGCGTTGCGCCGGCGAGGATCCGATGGACCGGGCCGGTGAGCGACGACGAGCTCGCGGCCGCCTTCGCCCGGGCGGACGCGTTCGTGTGGCCGTCGCTGCACGAGGGCTTCGGACTGCCTCCCCTCGAGGCGCAGCGACTGGGGGCTCCGGTCCTGGCATCCGACATCCCCATCAACCGCGAGATCCTCGGCGATTCCGCGCGGTACTTCGCGCCCACGCAGCCAAAGGAACTGGCATCCCTCCTGTCGGAGATCTCCGACTCCCCCGCGCTCCGCGAGACCCTGTCGGAGGCGAGCCTCACCAACGCGGAACGCTTCACATGGGATGCCACGACCACCGCCTGGAACCGGATCATCGACCGCGACGCGCGCTGATTCCCGCACCGGGCTCCCCGACAGGCAGAATCGTCTGGTGAACATCGGATTCGTCGTGACGACCCTGGGTCGGTTGGACCCCCTCCGCGCCCTCCTCACCTCCCTCGAGGGGCAGCTGCGCGACGGCGACCACGTCGTGCTCGTCGCGCAGGGGGCGCAGGACGAGGTCGCGGCCCTCGCCGCGGAGTTCGCCGAGCGCGGCGTCGCCGTGTCGGCCACGACCTCCGGACGGGGTGCGTCGCTCGGCCGCAACACCGGGGTGGCGGCTCTCCCCGCCGGTGAAGCCGTCGTGACCTTCCCGAACGACAACACGACCTACCCGGCGGGCACCGTGGCCGCCCTGCACGACGCCGTCGACGACGCGACCTTCCGCGCCGGGGGGTTCACCTCGTGGGACGAGCGCGGCCCCAAGACCACGCTGCCCGAGCCGGGCACCCCTCTCGACAAGTACAACGTGTGGTCGGTGATCGAGATGGGGATCCTGATGCGCCGATCCCTCTTCGACGCCGTCGGCGGTTTCGACGAGCGGATGGGACCGGGGGCCTCGACACCGTGGCAGGTCGCCGAAGGAACCGACCTCCTGCTGCGCGCCCTGGCGCACGAGCCGGGTCTCGTCCGCGACTTCCGATGGCTGCCGGCATCCGTCCATGTCGACGGGATCTCGACGGGCTTCGGTCTCGGGGCAGCCGAGCGTCGCCGCAAGCTCCGCGCCTACGGTCGCGGCACGGGCCGTGCGTTCGCCGTGCACGGGTACCCCCTGTGGTGGCGGGCGGCGTTCACCGGCGCTGGTCTGCTCTACGGCGTCCGCAACCCCCGGCCGATCACTCTCTTGGACGGCTGGCCCATGTTCGTGGGGCGTCTCGAGGGCGCGCTGGGGAGGACGTTCGGGCAGGCCCGGATGGTGTCGGCCACCCGCTGATCGGGTCCTCCCCCGGGCACCGCCGACCCCCGCTGATAGGGTGGGGAAGTGTCATCCAGAGTTCTGATCACCGGCGGAGCCGGATTCATCGGGTCCCATTTGTCGGAACGCCTCCTCGCCGAGGGCAACGAGGTCATCTGCGTCGACAACTTCTTCACGGGCTCCCGCCGCAACGTCGAGCACCTCTTCGACAACCCGCGTTTCGAGCTGATGCGTCACGACGTGACCTTCCCGCTCTACGTCGAGGTCGACCAGATCTACAACCTGGCGTGCCCCGCCTCCCCCGTGCACTACCAGCACGACCCGGTGCAGACCACCAAGACGAGCGTCATGGGTGCGATCAACATGCTCGGTCTCGCCAAGCGCCTCCGTGTGCCGATCCTGCAGGCCTCGACCTCCGAGGTCTACGGCGACCCCGCCGTCCACCCGCAGACCGAGGACTATTGGGGCAACGTGAACCCCATCGGCACCCGCTCCTGCTACGACGAGGGAAAGCGCGCCGCCGAGACGCTCTTCTTCGACTACCGCCGCCAGCACGACCTGTCGATCAAGGTCATCCGCATCTTCAACACCTACGGCCCGCGCATGCACCCCAACGACGGCCGAGTCGTGTCGAACTTCATCGTGCAGGCCCTGCGTGGAGAACCGATCACCATCTACGGTGACGGCTCGCAGACGCGCTCGTTCTGCTTCGTCGACGACCTCGTCGACGGCATGGTGCGCCTGATGAACACCGACCACTCGGTGACCGGACCGATCAACGTCGGCAACCCCGGCGAGTTCACCATGCTCGAGCTCGCGAACGCCGTGCTCGAGATCACGGGCAGCACCTCGACCATCGAACACCGGGAACTCCCCCAGGACGACCCCAAGCAGCGCCAGCCCAACATCGACCTCGCCCGCCGCGAGCTCGGCTGGGAGCCGACGATCGCCCTGCGCGCGGGCCTCGAGCGGACGGTGGAGTACTTCCGCGGGGTGCTCGCCTCCTGAGCGTCGAAACCCTTGTGGCGCCGGTCATTTCGGATCCGTCGCCGCAAGGGTTTCGCCCCGAACGGGAGCACTCCCGACCACAACCGGGTGGGCGCGCGGGCAGCCGCAGGGCGAGCGCACGTCCCACGAGCGCGCCGGAGCGATGCCATCGACGACGGGTCCGCGGGTCAGTTCTGCGACACGCTCGCGATCGCGTGCACCATTCCTGACTGTCGGAACTCGCTGGGGACGAAGAACATCGTGCCTTGGAACAGCACTGACCACGGGGTGTCCCACGCGTCCGCGATCTCACAGTTGATGAAGTACTGCCCACCCGCGAGCGGGAGAGACCCGATCTCGTACCGGATCGTCGAGGTTCCCGCAGGTGAGGGCTGGTGAACGGTCTTCATCCGGCGGGTGCCGGTGCCGAAGACCTGATGACCCTGCGGGGTCTCGATGCTGATGCTCGAATTCCACTCACCGACGGACGCCTCGAACTCAACGTCGAGCTCGACGGTCACCGAGTCGCCCGGTTTGATCAGATCGACGACAGAATCTGACGCATCCAGGACGCGCACGGCCGTGACCTTCGCGGGGGCGGGGGTGACGGTCTGGATAGCGCCGTCTTCAGCGGCGTCCTCCTCGGCGCGCACCTCGCGGCGACGCCCCTCCAGAATTTCGCGGTGTACCTTCGTCGCCTCACCGACCGAGCCGGAGAAGGCCACCTTGCCATGACTCAGGACCACCGCGACGTCGCAGACCTCGGCGACCTGCTCGGGCGAGTGGGAGACGAGGATGATAGTGCGACCCTCGCGCTGGAACTGACGGATCTTGTCCATGCACTTCCGCTGGAAGACTTCATCGCCCACCGCGAGTACCTCATCGACGAGAAGGATGTCGGGGTCCGTGTGGATCGCCACCGAGAACGCTAGACGCACGTACATCCCCGAGGAGTAGAACTTCACCTGGGTGTCGATGAATTCGCTGATCTCTGAGAACGCGACGATGCTGTCGAAGCGCTCGTCGGTTTCTTCCTTCGACATCCCGAGGATGGCGGCGTTCAGGTAGATGTTGTCTCGCCCCGTTAGGTCCGGGTGGAATCCCGCACCCAGCTCGAGCAACGCGGCGAGACGCCCACGACGCATGATGCGCCCTTCGCTGGGATCGATGATCCCGCCGATGAGCTTGAGGAGCGTGCTCTTGCCCGAGCCGTTGCTGCCCATCAGGCCGATGGAGCTGCCGGCGCGGATCGCGAAGGACACGCCCTTCAACGCTTCGAATCTCTCCTCGTGCACGCGCCCTCTCTTGCCGAGGGTGACGACGCGCTCCTTCAGCGAATTGTCCTTCCGGATGGTGAAGGACTTGGACACCTGGTCCACGACGACCACTTCGGGCATGTCGACCGTCTTGACGTTCTCGATACTCATGTCACAGCTCCTGGGCGAAGTTGCCCTGCAGGCGAGCGAAAACACGCTGGCACACCCACAGGAGCAGGATCCCGGCGAGGGTTGCGATCGCCATGCGCATCGCCATGTGCGGGGGGTAGTCGGCGGGGCTCCCGGCTGTCCAGAAAGCTCTATGGAAGCCGAGGACAGCCAAGGTGAGTGGGTTGTTCGTGTAGACCTCCAGGACCCACGCCGGGAGGTTGTATCGGGTCATGACGTCGTTAACCATGTTCCAGCCGTAGACGATAGGCGCGGCCCAGAGCGACAGCATCAGAACGATCTGCGTCAGGTACTGCACGTCTCGCAGGTAGACATTCAGCGCCGACAGCAGGATGCCGAAGGATCCGGCGAACAGCACGACCAGAAGAATGGACGGGATCGCATAGACGATCTCCCAGCCGAGCGGCGGCGCTCCGAGCACGAAGCACGCGACGACGAGGACGACCATCTGCACACCCGACGTGAACAGCGCCGACCCGACACTCGCCAGCGGGAAGATCTCGCGTGGGACGTAGACCTTCTTCACCAATCCACTGTTGGCAACGATGGAGCCCGTGGACGCCGAGAGCGTCTCGGAGTACAGAGCGTAGATCGTCAGACCGGAGAAGACATAGATAGCGAAGTCGGGGAGGCCACGCGCGGCCCCTAGGATCTCCCCCATCACCAGGTAGTACACGCACAACTGGACGATGGGGTTGATCAGGGTCCAGAGCAGACCCAACGCGCTGTCTTTGTACCGGGCCTTGATGTCGCGCCGCACGAGGAGGGCGAGGAGTTCTCTATGGGAGAAAACCGCACGGAACGAACTCCACGTGCCTAGGAATGATGTTCCTCCGCCGCCCGTCTGAACGAGGGATTCGCGAGAGAGCCGCTCGAAGCGCGCCCGGGCACTGTCCGTCAAAGTAATACTCAGGCTTTCGTCACTCGGAACTGAGGAGCCTCAGTATATGTGGCGCTCACTGTGAGGCCCCGGAGAGAGACGGCGTCTTCTCCCGCGCGCGACGCGCGCGCACAGCGCGGGGACCCCGGTGTGTAAGGATCACCGTGTGAAGGGAATCATTCTTGCCGGCGGTTCGGGGACACGGCTGCATCCGATCACCCTCGGGGTCTCGAAGCAGCTCATCCCCGTTTACGACAAGCCGATGGTCTACTACCCGCTGTCGACGCTCATGCTGGCCGGCATCCGGGACATCCTCGTCATCACGACCCCCCACGACCGCCCGTTCTTCGAACGCCTCCTCGGGGACGGTTCTCGTTTCGGCGTGAACATCTCCTTCGCGCAGCAGCCGTCGCCGGATGGACTCGCCCAAGCGTTCACGATCGGGGCCGATTTCATCGGCGACGACAAGGTCGCCCTCGTCCTGGGCGACAACCTCCTGTACGGCCCGGGGCTCGGGACGCAGCTCAAACGGTATTCCGAGGTCGAAGGCGGAGCGGTGTTCGCCTACTGGGTGTCCGAGCCCACGGCCTACGGCGTCGTGGAGTTCGACGACACCGGCCGCGTGGTGTCCCTGGAGGAAAAGCCCGCGATGCCCCGCAGCAACTACGCGGTGCCCGGTCTGTACTTTTATGACAACGACGTGGTCGAGATAGCCCGCGGGCTCGCTCCGTCACCGCGCGGCGAGTACGAGATCACCGACGTGAACCGGGCGTACCTCGACGCCGGCAAGCTCCGTGTCGAGGTGCTCCCCCGCGGGACCGCGTGGCTCGACACCGGCACCTTCGACCAGATGACGGATGCCGCCGACTACGTGCGCACGATCGAGCGACGCACGGGCATGCGTATCGGTGTACCCGAAGAGGTGGCGTGGCGGCAGGGATTCCTCACCGACGACGATCTGCGCGAACGCGCACAGTCGTTGGTGAAGTCGGGGTACGGCGGGTACCTGCTCGAACTCCTGGAAAGAGGGCGTTGACCATGCATCTCCTCGTCACCGGCGGCGCCGGTTTCATCGGCTCCAACTTCGTGCACCACGTCGTGGCGCACACCGACCACCGGGTCACCGTCCTCGACAAGATGACCTACGCCGGCAACCGCGCCTCGCTCACGGGACTGCCCGAGGACCGGGTCAGCCTCGTCGAGGGCGACATCGCGGACGCCGAGCTCGTCGACCAGCTCTTCGCCGAGACCGACGCCGTGGTGCACTACGCCGCTGAGTCGCACAACGACAACTCGCTGCACGACCCCCGTCCGTTCCTGGACACGAACATCATCGGCACGTACACGCTGCTCGAGGCGGCCCGCCGGCACGACCGCAGGTTCCACCACATCTCCACCGACGAGGTGTACGGCGACCTCGAAATCGACGACCCCGCGCGGTTCACCGAGAGCACTCCCTACAACCCCTCGTCGCCGTACTCGTCGACGAAGGCGGGCTCCGACCTCCTCGTCCGGGCGTGGGTGCGCTCCTTCGGCGTGCGGGCCACGATCTCCAACTGCTCGAACAACTACGGGCCTTACCAGCACGTCGAGAAGTTCATCCCTCGCCAGATCACCAACGTCTTGCGCGGCATCCGGCCGAAGCTGTACGGCGCCGGTGAGAATGTC from Microbacterium testaceum includes these protein-coding regions:
- a CDS encoding glycosyltransferase family 2 protein, translating into MTTPAPSDLELTILMPCLNEVETLEVCIRKAQGFLERSGIQGEILISDNGSTDGSQALAEGLGARVSHAPRRGYGAALINGIETARGRYIIMADADDSYDFENLEPFVERLRAGADLVMGNRFRGGIEPGAMPPLHKYLGNPVLSFIGELFFKPGIRDFHCGLRGFNRARIRELDLQTTGMEFASEMVVRASLARFRIEEVPTTLKKDGRSRPPHLRSWHDGWRHLRFLLLFAPRWLFVYPGLVAFFFGAIAVGVLSFGGVRIGDVGFDVTTMVYASALCVIGFQSLLFFWLTKLYATQEGFLPTSERYRRIVAKWSAERGLLIGVGLFFLGIVIGIVQVALWGNLDFGAQNAAQAVRIAVPSALLIILGFQTAMMSFFSGVLTTPRREQRPEAVIES
- a CDS encoding lipopolysaccharide biosynthesis protein; translated protein: MTAAPSMKRRLLGFLLIPAIAALSPLIALPAVTAIAGPSGWASAIAGESIGTFAAIAIGWGWATVGPALISIAGDDDERARLYRESIAVRLSISVIALPALAVICWFVASPGSEWLTILMGMQGALIALSFTWFCAGVGDPRTIVIFDAAPRLLANLAAAGLVLTTGVVVLYPLAGIVVTLVGTSIFTVRLLRRHPGSWPRVRDLPRLLRANLAVALNDAGLSGYSSVPAPVVNVTAIPSAAAGYATADKMLKLGQFIPMTLANALQAWVGEAHGHHRGRRMSMSIGLSAVAGLLGWAGLALVGPWLTQTYLPAAPAPFDILFVMGLVFFFFSVRTAVARLVLFPAGQASAVMRATLIATAAGIPLMIGLGIAWGPIGAALGYAFTEGAAALLLTRRCLRVLHDLRHTPAEAAA
- a CDS encoding DUF6541 family protein; this translates as MGDWISAIPAYVAVAAVLIIPGAAVVVAGWGWRSPQRLLLAPAISVTIAAAAASVAPLVGLRWNLIPLALVTLLVVGIALVLRRFAGVDAAPAARRTGLVALLSLVATALVSAVMFARAFGAPGNIAQRFDNIVHLNAIALGLRNGSASPFQIGSTSDIGFYPNAWHALTTLGAELTGASVPVAVNGSNLAIVSILWPASVMALAGAFFAQRRTAYVVSAALSTGFGAFPALFFNWGVLYPNLVGYAMLPAALAVIVTMLPERGTPALVRSALLVALLAGGTFLGHPNAFLSLLFFAAAVVVTTFAVRAITERTRGALLGLFISVVAFAVAMAGTVAVFRTGAEHSGWAPWQQLSQSLGEGLFAAPRGFTPTVVASLLLIAGFVAVARRPRLLTVLAPFAVAVTLFAVASGLRIDSPLRQLLTNPWYNDSNRLAALLPLVAIPVATLGALAIVDLVRAGVRGRRVPGWLHVGAVAVGVASVFSVAVGPNVRIALSQVHEAYAYTDSSLILSSDEEALLDRLDDETPPDALIAGSPRTGTSLALAFADRQVTQKHVFGNPSPEVLFLNAHLRDIDSDPAVCRTVDQLGVDYVLDFGTQDVIDPAGAAAYSGIQDLTPGTHLVLVDSQGPAARLFRIEGC
- a CDS encoding glycosyltransferase family 4 protein, which gives rise to MADRRILVDLLGFTGSRGGTETYVRELLPRIAAFLPDTRFAALTGRDGTDRVSAFFPGHVQTVSWVGSDPATWALGAVAATDLLARRGRADLVWAPANFGPVFRGVPRVVTVHDAIYDEVPGGLAQRAQRSATSLLMRRSAQTADRVVTVSHAAADSIGRFLGVPASRIAVVHNGSSEPAPVAAPGGILSALALPADRPVLFSVGNRMPHKNFPGLLRALATIAPAERPVTVIAGSTLPDPLADDVARLGLERDVILPGWVSDEQLEALYQAAALYVCPSLAEGFGLPVVDALRRRVPVLAHDVPVLREVGGDAARYADARDADTFGAAITVALRAPVDDVARADAQRWASRFTWDAAAEATAGVLDSVAAGARR
- a CDS encoding glycosyltransferase family 4 protein gives rise to the protein MSRASTVAVAYDCLFPYSTGGGERQYRAFADELGRTGLDVDYLTAVQWDGAAPREDRFRIVPVTGRLSLYSSDGVRRIPAALRYAARLFGALARRRRRYAAVIVSGLPIFNVFAARLALLGSGTRLVVDYLEVWHRRQWIEYSGLVTGTIAWALQRVAIAITPLATCHSQLSATRLRREGLRRAPLVSPGLIDGAVEVGVPSPAATPPYVLYAGRHIPDKRVDVLPAAIAAAREHIPDLRLVILGTGPSSEAVRAEVRRVGGESWTDFPGFVSEAELDRLMHGALALANPSRREGYGLVVVEANAHGTPVVLVADEGNAATELIEDGVNGVVSPTTRPADLARAIRDVADGGDDLRRSSRAWYDTAVGTRTIRRTVEGILSALPLPSPATVKTKEDSP